In Methylobacterium aquaticum, the following are encoded in one genomic region:
- a CDS encoding CpaD family pilus assembly protein has protein sequence MTRIALRLILLAASASLAACASKGGLTTGSTGPSTVAERHPYVLSDSPRTLDVFVTGTGHVDPRQADDVDAFLTEYRRYGRGVLVLEVPRGSQVPGVAVERTLGSVRARAVTRGVGPREIVVAPYPVANVAVSAPVRLSFQRMQAKVAGGCGLWPQDLGFSDPGFNARNETYWNFGCATRSNIASQIADPVDLVRGRQEGRIDTVSRTQNLTDLRTGKDPSTTWKQDGRASVKSQVGQ, from the coding sequence ATGACCCGCATCGCCCTCCGCCTGATCCTGCTCGCCGCCTCGGCCAGCCTCGCCGCCTGCGCCTCCAAGGGCGGGCTGACCACGGGCTCGACCGGCCCGTCGACTGTCGCCGAGCGGCATCCCTACGTCCTGTCGGATTCGCCCCGCACCCTCGACGTGTTCGTCACCGGGACCGGGCATGTCGATCCGCGCCAGGCCGACGACGTCGACGCCTTCCTGACCGAGTACCGCCGCTACGGCCGCGGCGTCCTGGTCCTGGAGGTGCCCCGCGGCTCGCAGGTCCCGGGCGTCGCGGTCGAGCGCACCCTGGGGAGCGTGCGCGCCCGGGCCGTGACCCGGGGCGTCGGCCCGCGGGAGATCGTCGTCGCGCCCTACCCGGTCGCCAACGTCGCGGTGAGCGCGCCGGTGCGGCTCAGCTTCCAGCGCATGCAGGCCAAGGTGGCGGGCGGCTGCGGGCTCTGGCCGCAGGATCTCGGCTTCAGCGATCCGGGCTTCAACGCCCGCAACGAGACCTACTGGAACTTCGGCTGCGCCACCCGCTCCAACATCGCGAGCCAGATCGCCGATCCCGTCGACCTGGTGCGGGGCCGCCAGGAGGGCCGGATCGACACGGTGAGCCGGACCCAGAACCTGACCGACCTGCGCACCGGAAAGGATCCATCAACCACTTGGAAGCAGGATGGTCGCGCGAGCGTCAAGAGCCAGGTGGGACAGTGA
- a CDS encoding CpaF family protein: MFGRRPGATAQKAPAPRPAGPAPVLPAATAPVLQDGKRAEAAPTPPREVQAPPENARSDEYYRTKSMIFGALIEAIDLTQLARLEPDAAREEIRDIVIEIIGLKNVVMSIAEQEELLDDICNDVLGYGPLEPLLARDDIADVMVNGANRTYIEVGGKIQLTNVRFRDNQQLMNICQRIVSQVGRRVDESSPICDARLPDGSRVNVIAPPLAIDGPALTIRKFKKDKLTLDQLTRFGSISPEGAKILQIIGRVRCNVVVSGGTGSGKTTLLNCLTRYIDDDERIITCEDAAELQLQQPHVVRLETRPPNLEGQGQVTMRDLIKNCLRMRPERIIVGEVRGPEAFDLLQAMNTGHDGSMGTLHANSPRECLGRIESMIAMGGFSLPAKTLREMIAGSIDVIVQAARLRDGSRRITHITEVMGMEGDVIITQDLFIYDIVGEDATGKLIGRHRSTGIGRPRFWDRARYYGEDRALAAALDAAEIRAEEPA, translated from the coding sequence ATGTTCGGCAGGAGACCCGGAGCGACGGCGCAAAAGGCGCCGGCCCCGCGCCCCGCCGGCCCCGCCCCGGTTCTCCCGGCGGCGACCGCGCCGGTGTTGCAGGACGGAAAACGGGCCGAAGCCGCCCCGACCCCGCCCCGCGAGGTGCAGGCCCCGCCGGAAAACGCCCGCTCCGACGAGTATTACCGCACGAAGAGCATGATCTTCGGCGCGTTGATCGAGGCGATCGACCTCACCCAGCTCGCCCGGCTCGAACCGGACGCGGCGCGGGAGGAGATCCGCGACATCGTCATCGAGATCATCGGCCTCAAGAACGTCGTGATGTCGATCGCCGAGCAGGAGGAACTGCTCGACGACATCTGCAACGACGTGCTCGGCTACGGGCCGCTCGAACCGCTGCTCGCCCGCGACGACATCGCCGACGTGATGGTGAACGGCGCCAACCGGACCTACATCGAGGTCGGCGGCAAGATCCAGCTGACGAACGTGCGCTTCCGCGACAACCAGCAGCTGATGAACATCTGCCAGCGGATCGTCAGCCAGGTCGGCCGCCGGGTCGACGAATCCTCGCCGATCTGCGACGCGCGCCTGCCGGACGGCTCGCGCGTCAACGTGATCGCGCCGCCGCTCGCCATCGACGGCCCGGCGCTCACCATCCGCAAGTTCAAGAAGGACAAGCTGACCCTCGACCAGCTCACCCGCTTCGGCTCGATCTCGCCCGAGGGCGCCAAGATCCTGCAGATCATCGGGCGGGTCCGCTGCAACGTCGTGGTGTCGGGCGGTACCGGCTCGGGCAAGACCACGCTCCTCAACTGCCTCACCCGCTACATCGACGACGACGAGCGCATCATCACCTGCGAGGACGCGGCCGAGCTGCAATTGCAGCAGCCCCACGTCGTGCGCCTGGAGACGCGCCCGCCCAACCTCGAGGGCCAAGGCCAGGTCACGATGCGCGACCTGATCAAGAACTGCCTGCGCATGCGGCCCGAGCGGATCATCGTCGGCGAGGTGCGCGGGCCCGAGGCCTTCGACCTGCTCCAGGCGATGAATACCGGCCATGACGGCTCGATGGGGACGCTGCACGCCAACTCGCCGCGCGAGTGCCTGGGGCGCATCGAATCGATGATCGCGATGGGCGGCTTCAGCCTGCCGGCCAAGACCCTGCGCGAGATGATCGCCGGTTCGATCGACGTCATCGTGCAGGCCGCGCGCCTGCGCGACGGCTCGCGGCGCATCACCCACATCACCGAGGTGATGGGGATGGAGGGCGACGTCATCATCACCCAGGACCTGTTCATCTACGACATCGTCGGCGAGGACGCGACCGGCAAGCTGATCGGCCGCCACCGCTCGACCGGGATCGGCCGGCCGCGCTTCTGGGACCGGGCCCGCTATTACGGCGAGGATCGGGCGCTCGCCGCTGCCCTCGACGCGGCGGAAATCCGGGCGGAGGAGCCGGCATGA
- a CDS encoding A24 family peptidase, protein MASLCLLVAFPFLMAYAAVSDILTMTIPNRLNAALVAAFAVLAVAAGLGWAQAAEHAGAGLLVLAVGFALFSAGVIGGGDAKLAAATALWLGYSSLLDYVVIASVFGGVMALAILAMRRHPLPGFAVAWPFALHLHDRSVGMPYGVALAASALVTCPSAPLWRLALAG, encoded by the coding sequence ATGGCCAGCCTCTGCCTCCTCGTCGCGTTCCCGTTCCTGATGGCCTATGCGGCCGTGAGCGACATCCTGACGATGACGATTCCCAACCGGCTGAACGCGGCCCTCGTCGCCGCCTTCGCGGTGCTCGCCGTCGCGGCCGGGCTCGGCTGGGCGCAGGCCGCCGAGCATGCCGGAGCGGGCCTCCTGGTGCTGGCGGTCGGGTTCGCGCTGTTCTCGGCCGGCGTGATCGGCGGCGGCGATGCCAAGCTGGCGGCGGCGACCGCCCTGTGGCTCGGCTACAGCTCGCTCCTCGACTACGTGGTGATCGCCTCCGTGTTCGGCGGCGTCATGGCGCTCGCCATCCTGGCGATGCGCCGGCATCCCCTGCCCGGCTTCGCGGTGGCGTGGCCCTTCGCCCTGCACCTGCACGACCGTTCGGTCGGCATGCCCTACGGCGTCGCCCTCGCGGCCTCCGCCCTGGTCACCTGCCCCTCCGCCCCGCTCTGGCGCCTCGCCCTGGCGGGCTGA
- the cpaB gene encoding Flp pilus assembly protein CpaB, translating to MKSSRLLLISVAVVTGMGAFVMMSGREPPPAPPVVAVAPPPPAIEMAEVLVAAAELPMGQTIKPADLRWQSWPKSAVSDGSLQRGSAPTALEDTVGSIVRNPFLSGEPIRREKLIKANGSGFLSAILPSGKRAVAISIDARGSNTAGGFILPNDRVDVLRTARDEDASRSGTGDVQTAATILTNIRVLAVGQTVQERNGERVVTGDTATLELTPAQAEAVTLAQKVGQLSLTLRSLADAGQAAPDAPEPQTAENGGLTVVRYGVSKQMPRR from the coding sequence ATGAAGTCATCGCGCTTGCTCCTGATCAGCGTCGCTGTCGTGACCGGCATGGGTGCCTTCGTCATGATGAGCGGCCGGGAGCCCCCGCCGGCGCCGCCGGTCGTGGCCGTCGCCCCGCCGCCCCCGGCGATCGAGATGGCGGAGGTGCTGGTCGCCGCCGCCGAACTGCCGATGGGACAGACGATCAAGCCGGCGGATCTGCGCTGGCAATCCTGGCCGAAATCCGCCGTGAGCGACGGCTCCCTCCAGCGCGGTTCCGCGCCGACGGCCCTCGAGGACACGGTGGGGTCGATCGTGCGCAATCCGTTCCTCTCCGGCGAGCCGATCCGGCGCGAGAAGCTGATCAAGGCCAACGGCAGCGGCTTCCTGTCGGCGATCCTGCCCTCCGGCAAGCGCGCCGTCGCGATCTCGATCGATGCCCGCGGCTCGAACACCGCCGGCGGCTTCATCCTGCCGAACGACCGGGTCGACGTGCTGCGCACCGCCCGCGACGAGGACGCGTCCCGCTCCGGCACCGGCGACGTCCAGACCGCCGCGACGATCCTGACCAACATCCGGGTCCTGGCGGTCGGCCAGACGGTGCAGGAGCGCAACGGCGAGCGGGTCGTCACCGGCGACACCGCGACGCTCGAACTGACCCCGGCCCAGGCCGAGGCCGTCACCCTGGCCCAGAAGGTCGGCCAGCTCTCGCTGACCCTGCGCAGCCTCGCCGATGCCGGGCAGGCCGCCCCGGACGCGCCGGAGCCGCAGACGGCCGAGAATGGCGGTCTCACCGTCGTGCGCTACGGCGTCAGCAAGCAGATGCCCCGCCGATGA
- a CDS encoding TadE/TadG family type IV pilus assembly protein, whose translation MSAPQEPGPAFAIRNDLARRLGGGVARFTRAREGVAAVEFAMVLPLLLLLYFGTTDLAGYVGNVRKAALSARAVADLLAREGGDVSTSQFATIVKAGRAVLGPYDGASARIAAKAVGVYDANGTARVCSYGVDAGNAGAPAPSGPTDVPTVPEAFRKAGARYIVVELTMAYKPIFAADFARRFNLGTMTESLVWPVRNGKVYNVSVTSNPEVVLPTVVSNSNAGACPST comes from the coding sequence ATGAGCGCGCCGCAGGAGCCGGGCCCGGCCTTCGCCATCCGGAACGACCTCGCGCGTCGTCTCGGGGGCGGCGTCGCCCGGTTCACGCGCGCACGGGAGGGCGTCGCGGCGGTCGAGTTCGCGATGGTGCTGCCGCTCCTCCTGCTGCTCTATTTCGGCACCACCGATCTGGCCGGCTACGTCGGCAACGTCCGCAAGGCGGCCCTGTCGGCCCGCGCCGTGGCGGACCTGCTGGCGCGGGAGGGGGGCGACGTCTCGACCAGCCAGTTCGCCACCATCGTGAAGGCCGGGCGGGCGGTGCTGGGCCCCTATGACGGCGCCTCGGCGCGGATCGCCGCCAAGGCGGTCGGCGTCTACGACGCGAACGGCACGGCCAGGGTGTGCTCCTACGGGGTGGATGCCGGCAATGCCGGCGCGCCGGCCCCGAGCGGCCCGACCGACGTGCCGACGGTGCCGGAGGCCTTCAGGAAGGCGGGCGCGCGCTACATCGTCGTGGAACTGACCATGGCCTACAAGCCGATCTTCGCTGCCGACTTCGCCAGGCGGTTCAATCTCGGCACGATGACCGAATCCCTGGTCTGGCCGGTGCGCAACGGCAAGGTCTACAACGTCTCGGTCACGTCGAACCCGGAAGTCGTGCTGCCCACCGTCGTGAGCAATAGCAACGCCGGAGCCTGCCCGAGCACCTGA
- a CDS encoding retropepsin-like aspartic protease family protein: MTRPILWALGVLAGAVVTGGSVIEQVARIGRAPASAAASSATAPDLAPGTGGSVTLAQDLHGHFRAHPEVEGQVLRMLVDTGATLCIFTREDAGRIGLSVTDRDFTDRVATANGSVPAARVRVRQMRIGAITVRDVDALVLPGGRLEVSLLGMSFLRRLRGFEVGAGRMILRG; encoded by the coding sequence GTGACGCGCCCGATCCTCTGGGCCCTCGGCGTACTGGCCGGCGCCGTCGTCACCGGCGGGTCGGTGATCGAGCAGGTCGCCCGGATCGGGCGTGCCCCGGCCAGTGCCGCGGCCTCCTCGGCGACCGCGCCGGACCTCGCGCCCGGAACCGGCGGCAGCGTGACCCTGGCCCAGGACCTGCACGGCCATTTCCGGGCCCACCCGGAGGTCGAAGGGCAGGTGCTGCGCATGCTGGTCGATACCGGCGCCACGCTCTGCATCTTTACCCGCGAGGATGCTGGCCGGATCGGGCTCTCGGTCACCGATCGCGACTTCACCGACCGGGTCGCCACCGCCAACGGATCGGTGCCGGCGGCCCGCGTGCGGGTGCGGCAGATGCGGATCGGCGCGATCACGGTGCGCGACGTCGACGCCCTGGTGCTGCCGGGCGGGCGCCTCGAGGTCAGCCTGCTCGGCATGTCGTTCCTGCGCCGCCTGCGCGGGTTCGAGGTCGGGGCAGGCCGGATGATCCTCCGGGGGTAG
- a CDS encoding Flp family type IVb pilin: protein MITKLKRFVSDESGATAIEYGLIATLIALAVITAATTVGTNLGLQFNKIANSLK from the coding sequence ATGATCACCAAGCTGAAGCGTTTCGTCAGCGACGAGTCCGGCGCCACCGCGATCGAGTACGGCCTGATCGCCACCCTGATCGCCCTGGCCGTCATCACCGCCGCCACCACGGTCGGCACCAACCTGGGCCTCCAGTTCAACAAGATCGCCAACAGCCTCAAGTAA
- a CDS encoding type II and III secretion system protein family protein, with translation MSALAFLAAGPAAALDGIGLRGTGQRSGLAPAPVVNVGPNEADVSRRVDLTMGRSLVIDLPRDAKEVFVANPKVANAVVRSTRKVFVIGIENGATSIFVMDGEGRQIAALDVTVGRDLNVLRQTLAGSIPGGRFDVRPAGDSVLLTGMVGSAQEAQQAIDIANAFVGVGGAAGGTRGAVINNLTIRGKDQVMLRVTVVEVSRQVLKQFGINLNANWSNMNFVNTLPFPLSGGAFPPNNLLQGTVKTGGFSLQATLKAFEQAGVSRVLAEPTLTAISGEAANFTAGGEIPVPTSQNCTAVIASNSSNCSVGIEYKPYGVALNFTPVVQSENRISIRVGTNVTELDPQNAIPVSNGNNTISVPGVTVRKSETTVELASGGTMMIAGLIQQRNRQAIGGLPGMLNLPILGALFRSRDYQRQETELMIMVTPYIAKPMDPGEVRKPDDGFTEASDGQSVLLGRFNRLYGVVGAAPLGAGYRGRVGFITD, from the coding sequence ATGAGCGCCCTGGCATTCCTCGCAGCCGGCCCCGCCGCGGCGCTCGACGGCATCGGCCTGCGCGGGACCGGCCAGCGCAGCGGCCTCGCGCCGGCGCCGGTGGTGAATGTCGGGCCCAACGAGGCCGACGTGTCGCGCCGCGTCGACCTCACCATGGGTCGCTCGCTGGTCATCGACCTGCCGCGGGACGCCAAGGAGGTGTTCGTCGCCAACCCCAAGGTGGCGAACGCCGTCGTGCGCTCGACCCGCAAGGTGTTCGTCATCGGCATCGAGAACGGCGCCACCTCGATCTTCGTGATGGACGGCGAGGGCCGCCAGATCGCCGCCCTCGACGTCACGGTCGGGCGCGACCTCAACGTGCTGCGCCAGACTCTGGCCGGCAGCATCCCGGGCGGCCGGTTCGACGTGCGTCCGGCGGGCGATTCGGTGCTGCTCACCGGCATGGTCGGCTCGGCCCAGGAAGCCCAGCAGGCGATCGACATCGCCAACGCCTTCGTGGGCGTCGGCGGAGCCGCGGGGGGCACCCGCGGCGCGGTGATCAACAACCTGACGATCCGCGGCAAGGACCAGGTGATGCTGCGCGTCACCGTGGTCGAGGTCTCGCGCCAGGTGCTCAAGCAGTTCGGCATCAACCTGAATGCCAACTGGAGCAACATGAACTTCGTCAACACGCTGCCGTTCCCGCTCAGCGGCGGCGCGTTCCCGCCCAACAACCTCCTGCAGGGCACGGTGAAGACGGGCGGGTTCTCGCTGCAGGCGACCCTGAAGGCCTTCGAGCAGGCCGGCGTGTCGCGGGTGCTGGCCGAGCCGACCCTCACGGCGATCTCCGGCGAGGCCGCGAACTTCACCGCCGGCGGCGAGATCCCGGTCCCGACCAGCCAGAACTGCACGGCGGTGATCGCCTCGAACTCCTCGAACTGCTCGGTCGGCATCGAGTACAAGCCCTACGGCGTCGCCCTCAACTTCACGCCCGTGGTCCAGTCGGAGAACCGGATCTCGATCCGGGTCGGCACCAACGTCACCGAGCTCGATCCCCAGAACGCGATTCCCGTCTCGAACGGCAACAACACCATCTCGGTGCCCGGCGTCACGGTCCGCAAGTCCGAGACGACCGTCGAGCTCGCCTCCGGCGGCACGATGATGATCGCCGGCCTGATCCAGCAGCGCAACCGCCAGGCGATCGGCGGCCTGCCCGGGATGCTCAACCTGCCGATCCTCGGCGCCCTGTTCCGCTCCCGCGACTACCAGCGCCAGGAGACGGAGCTGATGATCATGGTCACGCCCTACATCGCCAAGCCGATGGACCCGGGCGAGGTGCGCAAGCCCGACGACGGCTTCACCGAGGCGAGCGACGGCCAGTCGGTCCTGCTCGGGCGCTTCAACCGGCTCTACGGCGTGGTCGGCGCCGCCCCCCTCGGGGCGGGCTATCGCGGCCGCGTCGGCTTCATCACCGACTGA
- a CDS encoding pilus assembly protein N-terminal domain-containing protein yields the protein MSPPRHSSLPRAAGLPVAAGLLAALLMVPAAAGANDGSTVTVSVDNAKVIRLPERTATVIVGNPIIADVSLQRNGVVVLTGKSFGSTNLIALDAAGTMLAESAISVRAGSPSVVTVQRGLDRESYSCTPACQPAVQLGDAQRYFSEVSAQTGQRNSMATGGAGAAGGAAPGR from the coding sequence ATGAGCCCGCCCCGCCATTCGAGCCTTCCGCGTGCAGCGGGCCTGCCCGTCGCCGCCGGTCTTCTGGCCGCCCTGCTCATGGTCCCCGCCGCCGCCGGCGCGAATGACGGATCGACCGTGACGGTCTCGGTCGACAACGCCAAGGTGATCCGCCTGCCGGAGCGGACCGCCACGGTGATCGTCGGCAACCCGATCATCGCCGACGTGTCGCTCCAGCGGAACGGCGTCGTGGTCCTGACCGGCAAGAGCTTCGGCAGCACCAACCTCATCGCCCTGGACGCGGCGGGCACCATGCTGGCGGAATCCGCGATCAGCGTCCGGGCCGGCAGCCCGTCGGTCGTCACGGTGCAGCGCGGCCTGGATCGCGAATCCTATTCCTGCACGCCGGCCTGCCAGCCGGCGGTGCAGCTCGGCGACGCGCAGCGCTACTTCTCCGAGGTGAGCGCGCAGACCGGCCAGCGCAACTCGATGGCGACCGGGGGCGCAGGGGCCGCCGGGGGGGCCGCCCCGGGGCGCTGA
- a CDS encoding TadE/TadG family type IV pilus assembly protein has protein sequence MPRSHPRDAVERPAGRAAALRRRIGTQIARFPSAREGATAVEFGLIAMPFLCLVAAIVETALAFFAGQVFDNAVSSASRQLYTGQFQAALSADPGAVALQKFKDAICTSPVPIFSCSTLKVDVLVVGDGADLSPPSPIDSARREWRPDFGTKYQNPGSNQIVIVQAAVEFPVFFGIFNPDTLTNGQRVLQSTVVFRTEPFQ, from the coding sequence ATGCCCCGCTCCCACCCGCGCGATGCCGTCGAAAGGCCGGCCGGACGGGCCGCCGCCCTCCGCAGGCGGATCGGCACGCAGATCGCCCGGTTCCCGTCCGCCCGCGAGGGGGCGACCGCGGTGGAATTCGGGCTGATCGCGATGCCGTTCCTGTGCCTCGTCGCGGCGATCGTCGAGACCGCTCTCGCCTTCTTCGCCGGACAGGTCTTCGACAACGCGGTCTCGAGCGCCTCGCGCCAGCTCTATACCGGTCAGTTCCAGGCCGCCCTGTCGGCGGATCCGGGGGCGGTCGCCCTGCAGAAGTTCAAGGATGCGATCTGCACCAGCCCGGTGCCGATCTTCTCGTGCAGCACCCTCAAGGTCGACGTGCTGGTGGTGGGCGACGGCGCCGACCTCTCGCCGCCGAGCCCGATCGACAGCGCCAGGCGCGAGTGGCGGCCCGATTTCGGCACGAAGTACCAGAACCCGGGCTCGAACCAGATCGTGATCGTGCAGGCCGCGGTCGAGTTCCCGGTGTTCTTCGGCATCTTCAATCCCGATACCCTGACGAACGGCCAGCGGGTGCTGCAGAGCACCGTGGTCTTCCGCACGGAGCCCTTCCAATGA
- a CDS encoding AAA family ATPase produces the protein MSEPGESTGRVIPPVPRITVQAFCESTEVAAVIEAAAGDRRMQKAHARVQMGGAPAAVEAFRSAPTPNVIMVEIGAGRSHPLSALDSLAEVCDAGTKVVVVGHVNDVVLYREFVRRGVSEYLIAPIDPVAVIAAISELFSDPTAEPLGRTVAVVGAKGGVGASTLAHNIAWSVARDFGTATVIADLDVAFGTAGLNFNQDPPQGVAEAVFAPERVDANFVDRLLSKCTDNLSLLAAPATLDRPTDFSEGTFDGVIDVLRASVPCIVLDVPHAWSAWCRRMLIGADEIVVVAAPDLASLRNARNLFEVLRTARPHDRAPRLLLNGVGMPKRPEIAVAEFAKALDAPVAAAVPFEPALFGTAANNGQMLAEVQPGSKVTEILSELAGGLIGRAETRRGRGNPLQPLLARLARRKAS, from the coding sequence ATGTCTGAGCCCGGCGAGTCCACCGGCCGGGTCATCCCGCCGGTCCCCCGCATCACCGTGCAGGCCTTCTGCGAGAGCACCGAGGTCGCGGCGGTGATCGAGGCGGCGGCCGGCGACCGGCGGATGCAGAAGGCGCATGCCCGCGTCCAGATGGGCGGCGCCCCCGCTGCCGTCGAGGCCTTCCGCAGCGCCCCCACGCCCAACGTCATCATGGTGGAGATCGGCGCCGGGCGGTCCCATCCCCTCTCGGCCCTCGACAGCCTCGCCGAGGTCTGCGACGCCGGCACCAAGGTGGTAGTGGTCGGCCACGTCAACGACGTGGTGCTCTACCGCGAGTTCGTCCGCCGCGGCGTGAGCGAGTACCTGATCGCGCCGATCGATCCCGTGGCGGTGATCGCGGCGATCTCGGAGCTGTTCAGCGATCCCACCGCCGAGCCCCTCGGCCGGACCGTCGCGGTGGTCGGCGCCAAGGGCGGCGTCGGCGCCTCGACGCTCGCCCACAACATCGCCTGGTCGGTGGCCCGCGACTTCGGCACCGCGACGGTGATTGCCGACCTCGACGTCGCCTTCGGCACCGCCGGCCTCAACTTCAACCAGGACCCGCCGCAGGGCGTGGCCGAGGCGGTGTTCGCCCCCGAGCGGGTCGACGCGAACTTCGTCGACCGGCTCCTGTCGAAATGCACCGACAACCTGAGCTTGCTCGCGGCGCCCGCGACCCTCGACCGCCCGACCGACTTCTCCGAGGGCACCTTCGACGGCGTGATCGACGTGCTGCGGGCGAGCGTGCCCTGCATCGTCCTCGACGTGCCGCATGCCTGGTCGGCCTGGTGCCGGCGCATGCTGATCGGCGCCGACGAGATCGTGGTGGTGGCCGCCCCCGACCTCGCCTCCTTACGCAACGCCCGCAACCTGTTCGAGGTGCTGCGGACCGCACGGCCCCACGACCGCGCCCCGCGCCTGCTCCTCAACGGGGTCGGCATGCCCAAGCGGCCGGAGATCGCGGTCGCGGAATTCGCCAAGGCCCTCGACGCCCCGGTCGCCGCCGCGGTGCCGTTCGAGCCGGCCCTGTTCGGCACCGCGGCCAATAACGGCCAGATGCTGGCGGAGGTGCAGCCCGGCTCCAAGGTCACCGAGATCCTGAGCGAACTCGCCGGCGGCCTGATCGGGCGCGCCGAGACCCGCCGCGGCCGGGGCAACCCGCTGCAGCCGCTGCTCGCCCGTCTCGCCCGCCGCAAGGCGTCGTGA